DNA sequence from the Halorussus limi genome:
CGCTGGAGCGTCCGATGGTGTCGATGACCGCGATGGGACTCGCCGACGAGTTCGTGCCGACCGGCGGGGCCGAACCGGGCGACCGCGTCGTCCTCACGAAGGGCGCGGGCGTCGAGGGGACCGCGGTGCTGGCGACCGACTTCCGCGACGACATCGACCTGCCCGACGACCTGCTGGCGCGCGCCGAGACGTTCTTCGACGACATCAGCGTCCTCCCGGAGTCGCGCGTCCTCCGCGAGTCGGCCACCGCGATGCACGACCCGACCGAGGGCGGACTCGTCAACGGGATGGTCGAACTGGCGACCGCCTCCGGCGTCCGCCTCGACATCGACCGGCGCGCGGTCCCCGTCCGCGAGGAGACCGCGGCAATCTGCGACGCGATGGGCGTGGACCCGCTCCGCATCTTCGGGTCGGGCGCGCTACTGGCGACCGTGCCCGAAGGAGAACTCGACGGCGTCCTCGATGCGCTCGACGCGGAGGACATCCGCGCGAGCGAAATCGGCGCCGTGGAGGACGTGAGCGACGCCGAGGAAGCGGGGGTCGAACTCGACGGCGAACTGATTCGGGACGCCGTCCGCGACGACCTCTACGACCTCTGGGAGTAGACCGCCGACCGATTTCCGGAGTCGCGTCCGGACGGGCGCGACGACTTGACGGGAGCGACGAGGACGTGAACGACGACTTGAGGGGAACGACGCCGGACCAACGTGACGCCCGAGCGAGCGCGAAACGCGCGACTGTCGAGTCGTGTAGCGGAGCGCCAGAATGTGCGCGGTGGGCAGGGCGACAGACGTTGGGTTCGACCAGCCCGCCCACCTCAGATGTTTACTCGGGATAGAATAAATCTTTTGTCCCCCGCGGTCATACGACCTGTCATGGAAGCAATCGTCGTCCGGCGGGGCGAGACCTCGCCGACAGTCGCCGAAGTGCCGCGGCCGGACCCCGAACCGGGCGAGGCGCTGGTTCGGACGCTCCGCGTCGGCGTGGACGGGACCGACCACGAAGTCATCGCCGGGAGCCACGGCGGGTTCCCCGAGGGCGAAGACCACCTCGTGTTAGGTCACGAGGCGGTCGGCGTCGTCGTCGAGGCCGACGGCACTCCCTTCGCGGAGGGCGACGTGGTGGTTCCGACCGTCCGACGCCCGCCCGTCGAGGGGACGAACGAGTACTTCGAGCGCGGCGAACCCGACATGGCTCCGCCCGAGGCCTGCCGGGAGTGCGGCATCGACGGCGCGCACGGGTTCATGTCCGAGTACTTCGCCGCGCCGGCCGAGTACCTCGTGCCCGTGCCCGAGGACCTCGCGGAGTGGGGGTTCCTCGTGGAACCGGTCAGCATCTCGGAGAAGGCGCTCGAACACGCCGCGGCCTCCCGGTCGGCGTTCGAGTGGGACCCCGAGTCGGGTCTCGTACTCGGCAACGGGAGCCTCGGCCTGCTCACGCTCGCCATGCTCGACCAACGGGGCTACGACCGGACCTACTGTCTCGGGCGGCGCGACCGGCCCGACCCCACCATCGACATCATCGAGGAGTTGGGCGCGACATATGTGGACTCCCGTCGGACGCCCGTGACCGAGATTCCGGAGGCCCACGAGTCGATGGATTTCGTCTACGAGGCCACCGGCTACGCCCGCCACGCGTTCGAGTGCATCGAGGCGCTCGCGCCCGGCGGGGTGGGTGCGCTGCTCGGCGTGCCCGAACCGTGGGACTTCGAAATCGACGGCGGGCGACTCCACAAGGAGTTCGTGATGAACAACAAGGCGCTGGTCGGAAGCGTCAACTCCAACGTCTCGCACTTCGAGGCGGCCGTCGAGACGCTCGCGGACTTCCCCTCGTGGTTCCTCGACGACCTCGTGACGGGCGTCCACGACCTCGGCGACTACGAGGCCGCGTTCGGGGACACCGCCGACGGCGATTCGGCGAGCGGCGAGAGTGCGCCTCGCCATGACGAAACGACAATAAAGACCGCGCTACAATTTAGCCAGATATGAAGAACGTCGACGACCTCATCGAGAGCGCGGCAGAACTCGCCCAGCAGGGGCTATCGAAGGGCGAAATCGCCGACGAACTCAACGTCTCGCGAGAGACCGCGAGTTGGCTGGTCGAACGGAGCGGAACCGGCGCGCCGGCGACGACGACGCCGACCGAACCCGCGGGCGGTCCCCACGACATCCACGTCGACTGGTCGGCGCTCGGCCGGGACAGCAACCGCCTCTACCACGCCGGGGCCGCGATGGCCGACCTCCTCGAAAAGCAGGGCGAAGAGGTGGACCTGACCATCGGCATCGAGAAGGCGGGCGCGCCCCTCGCCACCGCCGTCGCGCGGGAACTCGACACCGACCTCGGGACCTACGCGCCGAGCAAGCACCAGTGGGAGGAGGGCGACATCGAGGACCTCGGCGGGACCTTCTCGCGGAACTTCGCCCAGATTCGGGACCGCGAGTGCTACGTCGTGGACGACACCATCACCAGCGGGACGACCATGGGCGAGACTGTCGAGGCCATCCGCGAGCAGGGCGGCGAACCGGTCGCCTGCGTTGTCCTCGTGGACAAACAAGGCGTCGAGGACGTGGAGGGCGTCCCGGTCCACTCGCTCATCAACGTGGTCCGCGTCGGAAACGACGAGTAACGCAACTTCTTTGCGAGAGGGTCGCGTATCAGGGAGTATGACTTTCCAGCCGGAAAGCGAACTGACCGAAGAAGAGGTTCGGGACCGCGTGGACTCGGCCATCGAGGACAACGACGTGGTCCTCTTCATGAAGGGCAACGAGTTGATGCCCCAGTGTGGCTACTCCCAGAAGGCGCTCGAACTCGTTCAGCAGCACCGCGACGACTACGAGACGGTCGACGTGCTGGACGCGCTCGCGGAGTTTCGGACCGCGCTGGAAGACCACAGCGGTTGGGAGACGATTCCCCAGACGTTCGTGAACGGGGAGTTCGTCGGCGGAAGCGACGTTCTCGCGGAACTCGAGGAGCGCGGCGAACTCGCCGACGAGCTGTCAGATTGAATAGTAGTTTCGACCGAGACACCGAGGACCAAAAGAGCAGGCCATATATGTTCGGACAACTTAGACACCCGTGTACCGTGTCGTCAGCCGGGAACCTGCATGTAAATCACAAATGACGGGGCAAGTATATCGACTTCACTCGACGCTCGAACTGCCGCTGGAAAACGTTTACGACCACTTCGAGGAGGACCCCGACCTCCCCCCGAGCATAGCCAGCGTCGACATCACCCGGCGCAAGAACACGCTCATCATCAGTGCGGTCGCGGACGACGACAGCATCAGCAAGTACACGCCGACCGCTCAACTGAAGGCGTCCATCTCGGAGACCCGCGTCTACACCGAAGAAGAGCAGAAGCGCCGCGAGGGGCCGCGGTGGGGCGACGACGCCGAGGAACTCGACGAGGAGGAAGACGACGAACCGATGGGCGAACTCATCGAGGTCGCCGCGTTCAAGGGCGACCGCGAGACCGTGCTTCAGAACACGGCGCTCCAGTACCCGATGTTCCTCGTCCTCTGTGACATCGCGCGACTCGCCGAGAAGGGGACGCTGACCGCGATTACCGAGAAGGACGGCGACCTGCAGGCGACCCGCATCGTGGACGGCGAGGACCGACCCGCCTCCATCGAAGTGGTCGAAGGGCCCGACTCCTCGAACTCCGGGTCGAGCGGAGTCGACTGGCGGGACAACGAGTTTATCTGAACCCACCTCTTTCTTCGTCGGGTGTCCTCGGGAGGACGGCGCGTTGCGCCGCTCTCCCTACGGGCACCGCTCCTCGAAAAATGTGGACCAAAAAAGACCTGCTCGCGTCTGGAGTTCGATTCCATCATTCGTGGTCCATTTTACCACGCCACTCCGACACACCAATTCGGGCCTGAGACACCGGTAGACGGCGCTTTCGAGTCCGTTGACGTGGCCTGCGAGCGTGGAGAGCCGAAAAGCACTTTAGGGTCGTAATTAGATGTAATTACGAACGATGCCCGAAGACTTCCCGAACTACGTCGACGTTGACTACACCGACGGCGAAGGCGAAGACCCCGAGGACTACGCCTCGATGGAGCACAAGATAGAGAAGGCCATCGACGTGACCCGACAGGGTCTCGAAGAGTACGAGAACCCCGCCGTAATGTGGACCGGCGGCAAGGACTCGACGCTGACCCTCTACTTCATCAAGGAAGTCGCCGAGAAGTTCGACCTCGAAACCCCGACCGCGGTCTTCATCGACCACTTCCAGCACTTCGACGAGATTCACGACTTCGTCGCCAAGTGGGAGGACGAGTGGGACCTCGACGTCGTCTACGCGAGCAACGACGACGTGGGCGACTACGCCGAGGAGAACGACCTCGAACCGGGCGACGACATCCCCATCGACGCCCTCAACGAGCACAACCAGCACCACGTCCGCGACATCCTCGAATACGAGGAAGACGAGTTCCCGTTCCTGCTCGACACCTACGTCGGCAACCACCTGCTGAAGACGGTCGCGCTCAACGACACCATCGAGGAACTCGACATCGACGGTATCATCTCCGGCGTCCGCTGGGACGAGCAGGAGGCCCGCGCGGACGAGACGTTCTTCTCGCCCCGCCACGACCCCGACATCTACCCGCCCCACGACCGCGTTCAGCCGATTCTCCAGTTCGACGAGCGCGCGGTCTGGGACACCTTCTGGCACTACGTCGTGCCCGACACCGTCGAGGACTACCCCGACGACGGCTACGTCCCCGAGTCCGCCGACGACCTGCCGAACGGACTCACGCAGGACGACATCCCGGTCAGCCCCAAGTACTTCGCCGGATTCCGCTCGCTCGGTAGCGAGGTCAGCACCGAGAAGACCACCGAGGACCCGGCGTGGCTACAGGACCTCGACGACACGACCGAGCGCGCGGGCCGCGCACAGGACAAAGAGGACCTGATGGAGCGCCTGCGCGACCTCGGCTACATGTAGGAACGACCGTTTACTGCGCTCGAAACCGCGGCTCCGCCGCGATTTCTCGCTGGTAAAAGCTCGACCAAGAACACCGGAAGACGAACCGCGTCTTCCGAGCAGTCGGTCACTCCGTTCGCTTCGCGGTCGTCCGTCGGTACTCTCCGGGTAGGGTCGGGACGACCGCAGGAGGGAGTCGGACCGACGGTTCGTCGTTCCTTTCTTCGAAGCTTACCGCGTCGCCCGGTACTCGCCGTGCTTGACCCCCACGGCGAGTGCTATCGCGCCGAACACCAGCATCGAGGGCGCGACCATCATCAACACCGTACTCGTAGCCATGACTTCCATTCCGATGAGCGCGGCGGTTCCGAGCGCGACAATGCCGACTAGTATTGCGGCAGTCACGGGCAGATTGAACTCCATGCGCGATTTTCAGGACGAGAAGGGCAAAAGCG
Encoded proteins:
- a CDS encoding DUF7333 family protein, which gives rise to MEFNLPVTAAILVGIVALGTAALIGMEVMATSTVLMMVAPSMLVFGAIALAVGVKHGEYRATR
- a CDS encoding phosphoadenosine phosphosulfate reductase family protein encodes the protein MPEDFPNYVDVDYTDGEGEDPEDYASMEHKIEKAIDVTRQGLEEYENPAVMWTGGKDSTLTLYFIKEVAEKFDLETPTAVFIDHFQHFDEIHDFVAKWEDEWDLDVVYASNDDVGDYAEENDLEPGDDIPIDALNEHNQHHVRDILEYEEDEFPFLLDTYVGNHLLKTVALNDTIEELDIDGIISGVRWDEQEARADETFFSPRHDPDIYPPHDRVQPILQFDERAVWDTFWHYVVPDTVEDYPDDGYVPESADDLPNGLTQDDIPVSPKYFAGFRSLGSEVSTEKTTEDPAWLQDLDDTTERAGRAQDKEDLMERLRDLGYM
- a CDS encoding AIR synthase family protein — encoded protein: MIGKLDPEVLARVLSRTGAHDDSVVMGPQYGEDAAAMRVGDQLLVASSDPLSLAKERLGTLAVHVACNDVAASGADPRWLTNVLFLPDDDEETLDALTTQMDDAARESGVAIVGGHSEYTPALERPMVSMTAMGLADEFVPTGGAEPGDRVVLTKGAGVEGTAVLATDFRDDIDLPDDLLARAETFFDDISVLPESRVLRESATAMHDPTEGGLVNGMVELATASGVRLDIDRRAVPVREETAAICDAMGVDPLRIFGSGALLATVPEGELDGVLDALDAEDIRASEIGAVEDVSDAEEAGVELDGELIRDAVRDDLYDLWE
- a CDS encoding glutaredoxin family protein gives rise to the protein MTFQPESELTEEEVRDRVDSAIEDNDVVLFMKGNELMPQCGYSQKALELVQQHRDDYETVDVLDALAEFRTALEDHSGWETIPQTFVNGEFVGGSDVLAELEERGELADELSD
- a CDS encoding DUF7110 family protein, giving the protein MTGQVYRLHSTLELPLENVYDHFEEDPDLPPSIASVDITRRKNTLIISAVADDDSISKYTPTAQLKASISETRVYTEEEQKRREGPRWGDDAEELDEEEDDEPMGELIEVAAFKGDRETVLQNTALQYPMFLVLCDIARLAEKGTLTAITEKDGDLQATRIVDGEDRPASIEVVEGPDSSNSGSSGVDWRDNEFI
- a CDS encoding glucose 1-dehydrogenase, producing MEAIVVRRGETSPTVAEVPRPDPEPGEALVRTLRVGVDGTDHEVIAGSHGGFPEGEDHLVLGHEAVGVVVEADGTPFAEGDVVVPTVRRPPVEGTNEYFERGEPDMAPPEACRECGIDGAHGFMSEYFAAPAEYLVPVPEDLAEWGFLVEPVSISEKALEHAAASRSAFEWDPESGLVLGNGSLGLLTLAMLDQRGYDRTYCLGRRDRPDPTIDIIEELGATYVDSRRTPVTEIPEAHESMDFVYEATGYARHAFECIEALAPGGVGALLGVPEPWDFEIDGGRLHKEFVMNNKALVGSVNSNVSHFEAAVETLADFPSWFLDDLVTGVHDLGDYEAAFGDTADGDSASGESAPRHDETTIKTALQFSQI
- the gfcR gene encoding transcriptional regulator GfcR, which produces MKNVDDLIESAAELAQQGLSKGEIADELNVSRETASWLVERSGTGAPATTTPTEPAGGPHDIHVDWSALGRDSNRLYHAGAAMADLLEKQGEEVDLTIGIEKAGAPLATAVARELDTDLGTYAPSKHQWEEGDIEDLGGTFSRNFAQIRDRECYVVDDTITSGTTMGETVEAIREQGGEPVACVVLVDKQGVEDVEGVPVHSLINVVRVGNDE